The Kocuria turfanensis genome contains the following window.
CGCGGTCACCGGCACCACGCAGCTGCCGGACGGGCGGGTCAAGAAGGAGATCTCCACGATCATCGTCCCCACGGACACCCCCGGCTTCCGCGCCGAGAAGGCCTACGACAAGGTCGGCTGGAACGCCTCGGACACCCACCCGCTGTCCCTGCAGGACGTGCGGGTCCCGGAGGACCACCTGCTGGGCGAGGAGGGGCGCGGCTACGCCAACTTCCTGTCCATCCTCGACGAGGGCCGCATCGCCATCGCGGCCCTGGCCGCCGGCGCGGCCCAGGGCTGCGTCGAGGAGTCGGTGCGCTACGCGGGCGAGCGCACCTCCTTCGGCCGGCCCATCGGGGAGAACCAGGCGATCTCCTTCAAGATCGCCCGCATGCAGGCCCGCGCGCACACCGCCCGCCTGGCCTACTACGACGCCGCGTCCCGGATGCTCGCCGGCCGGCCGTTCAAGACGCAGGCCGCGATCGCCAAGCTCGTGGCCGGGGAGGCCGCGATGGACAACGCCCGGGACGCCACCCAGGTCTTCGGCGGCTACGGGTTCATCAACGAGTCCCGGGTGGCCCGCCACTACCGCGACTCCAAGATCCTCGAGGTCGGCGAGGGCACCACCGAGGTGCAGCTGATGCTCGTCGCCCGCGAGCTGGGACTGTGAGGGGGCGGCCGTGAGCGCACCGCGCAAGGTGGTCCGCCAGCGCGGGCTGTGGTTCGAGGAGTTCGAGGAGGGCACCGTCTACG
Protein-coding sequences here:
- a CDS encoding acyl-CoA dehydrogenase family protein, translated to MNFELDEEYQDLSDTVREFADEVIAPVSARYDRDHAFPYDIVAQMGELGLFGLPFPEEYGGMGGDYFALCLALEQIARVDQSVAITLEAGVSLGAMPIFRFGTEEQKQQWLPDLATGRALAGFGLTEPEAGSDAGGTRTTARRQDGQWVVDGAKEFITNSGTDITRLVNVTAVTGTTQLPDGRVKKEISTIIVPTDTPGFRAEKAYDKVGWNASDTHPLSLQDVRVPEDHLLGEEGRGYANFLSILDEGRIAIAALAAGAAQGCVEESVRYAGERTSFGRPIGENQAISFKIARMQARAHTARLAYYDAASRMLAGRPFKTQAAIAKLVAGEAAMDNARDATQVFGGYGFINESRVARHYRDSKILEVGEGTTEVQLMLVARELGL